One part of the Vidua chalybeata isolate OUT-0048 unplaced genomic scaffold, bVidCha1 merged haplotype W_reject_20, whole genome shotgun sequence genome encodes these proteins:
- the LOC128783169 gene encoding olfactory receptor 6M1-like isoform X1 — MEPRGCSDTPRPRGTKESIVAVQNQGGHFESTEPRDELEFSMGPENETAVTEFILEGFPELDPRLQVFFSRVLLLMYLTTVMGNATIIFLVCVDHQLQTPVYFFISNLAFLEICFTSSTSIKLFVMLSSGQNTLSRSSCFAQNYFYFALGCTEFILLVVMSFERYVAICQPLLHAAIMKPQLCVHLVVAAWVLGFALLSYRLFFLSELSFCGSKIPHFLCDNPPLFKLSCSDTSLLWKIDSVFLACVVLGSLCLTLAFYTCILSCVLHLPAASGRKKALTTCSSHLITLSIAYGSCIALYTCPAEDVSLRTNRIVALLNTVLYPFLNPFIYSLRNKSVIMALNKSIARARTKLFP, encoded by the coding sequence GATGAGCTGGAATTCAGCATGGgaccagaaaatgaaacagcagttACTGAGTTCATCCTAGAGGGTTTCCCAGAGCTTGATCCAAGACTGCAGGTATTTTTCTCTCGGGTCCTTCTGCTCATGTACCTGACAACAGTGATGGGGAATGCAACCATCATTTTCCTCGTGTGTGTGGATCACCAGCTGCAAACCCCCGTGTACTTTTTCATCAGCAACCTGGCCTTCCTGGAGATCTGCTTTACATCCTCCACAAGCATCAAATTGTTTGTCATGCTGAGCTCTGGTCAGAACACTCTCTCACGAAGCAGCTGCTTTGCCcaaaactatttctattttgCCCTGGGCTGCACAGAGTTCATCCTGCTCGTTGTCATGTCCTTTGAGCGCTATGTTGCCATCTGCCAACCTTTACTCCATGCTGCCATCATGAAGCCTCAGCTCTGTGTCCACCTGGTTGTTGCTGCTTGGGTCCTCGGCTTTGCCCTGCTGAGCTACCGGCTGTTCTTCCTCTCGGAGCTGTCTTTCTGTGGCTCCAAGATCCCCCATTTCCTTTGTGACAACCCCCCCTTGTTCAAACTGTCCTGCTCTGACACCAGCCTGCTTTGGAAAATAGACTCTGTCTTCTTAGCGTGTGTCGTGCTGGGTTCCTTATGTTTGACTCTGGCATTTTACACCTGCATCCTTTCCTGTGTTCTGCAtcttccagcagcctctgggaggAAGAAAGCTTTGACTACGTGTTCTTCCCATCTCATCACCTTGTCCATTGCCTATGGGAGCTGCATTGCTCTCTACACGTGTCCTGCAGAAGATGTTTCCTTGAGGACCAACAGAATTGTAGCTCTGCTCAACACAGTCCTGTACCCATTCTTAAATCCATTCATCTACAGCCTTCGGAACAAATCTGTGATCATGGCCCTGAACAAATCCATTGCCAGGGCAAGAACAAAGCTTTTCCCCTAA
- the LOC128783168 gene encoding serine/threonine-protein kinase pim-1-like: protein MPGRAMPPARPRPRAGLSRPRPRPSRRRLAPARLWPCWRWRCWAGISAWGWGGIASLWLRLARARPRPRPRPRPRPRPRPGPAEDTGGAAAAAASAAASPARAPPLGSAAAGPEPPLSRCQERTPGDGRPGALEGRSGAAPGPGPSADSRVPPAGKAQPGLKEQYRLGSLLGRGGFGSVFAATRLSDGAPVAIKRVPRNRVLHWGELPDGTSAPLEVVLLAKVSTGFPGVVQLLEWLELPNDIVMVLERPKRSQDLHHFIRARGFLSEEVARDLFRQVLEAVQHCTSCGVLHRDIKPGNILVDLATRQAKLIDFGCGTYLQDTAYIHFAGTRSYSPPEWTHFGWYYGKPATIWSLGIVLHQMVCGEHPFRGCQNISWDHQLSLPQRLSPECQDVIRRCLSMLDIERPSLEELLCDPWMQDIHLP from the exons ATGCCCGGCCGGGCCatgcccccggcccgcccccggccccgggcggggctgtcccggccccggccccggccgtCCCGCCGCCGTCTCGCCCCCGCCCGGCTCTGGCCGTGCTGGCGCTGGCGCTGCTGGGCGGGCatcagtgcctggggctggggcggcATCGCCTCTCTTTGGCTCCGCCTGGCCCGAGCCCgaccccggccccggccccggccccggccccggccccggccccgcccgggcccCGCGGAGGACACAggcggcgcggccgctgccgccgcctccgctGCGGCTTCCCCGGCCCGAGCTCCGCCGctcggcagcgcggccgccggccccgagccgccgcTGTCCCGTTGCCAGGAGCGAACGCCTGGGGATGGCCGGCCCGGGGCGCTTGAGGGGCGCTCGGGGGCCGCTCCTGGCCCCGGGCCGAGCGCTGACAGCCGCGTCCCGCCGGCAGGGAAGGCGCAGCCGGGCCTGAAGGAGCAGTACCGGCTGGGTTCGCTGCTGGGCCGCGGCGGCTTCGGCAGCGTCTTCGCGGCCACGCGGCTCTCGGACGGCGCCCCG GTGGCCATCAAAAGGGTGCCACGGAACCGCGTCCTGCACTGGGGCGAGCTG CCCGACGGCACCAGCGCACCCCTGGAGGtcgtgctgctggccaaggtgtCCACTGGCTTCCCCGGTGTCgtccagctgctggagtggcTTGAGCTCCCCAACGACATCGTCATGGTGCTGGAGCGCCCAAAGCGGTCTCAGGACCTGCACCATTTCATTCGGGCACGGGGGTTCCTGTCCGAGGAGGTGGCGCGGGACCTGTtccgccaggtgctggaggccgtgcAGCACTGCACCAGCTGCGGGGTCCTCCACAGGGACATCAAACCAGGGAACATCCTGGTCGACCTGGCCACCCGGCAGGCCAAATTAATCGACTTTGGCTGTGGCACCTACCTCCAAGACACAGCCTACATACACTTTGCAG GAACACGGTCATACAGCCCCCCGGAATGGACCCACTTTGGCTGGTACTACGGCAAGCCAGCCaccatctggtccctgggcatcGTGCTGCACCAGATGGTCTGCGGGGAGCACCCTTTCAGGGGGTGCCAGAACATCAGCTGGGACCATCAGCTCTCGCTGCCACAGCGGCTCTCTCCAG AGTGCCAAGATGTGATCAGGAGGTGTTTATCCATGCTGGACATCGAAAGGCCCTCGTTAGAAGAGCTGTTGTGTGACCCCTGGATGCAGGACATTCATCTGCCCTAG
- the LOC128783169 gene encoding olfactory receptor 6M1-like isoform X2 has product MIPLGFAMFLSQQDELEFSMGPENETAVTEFILEGFPELDPRLQVFFSRVLLLMYLTTVMGNATIIFLVCVDHQLQTPVYFFISNLAFLEICFTSSTSIKLFVMLSSGQNTLSRSSCFAQNYFYFALGCTEFILLVVMSFERYVAICQPLLHAAIMKPQLCVHLVVAAWVLGFALLSYRLFFLSELSFCGSKIPHFLCDNPPLFKLSCSDTSLLWKIDSVFLACVVLGSLCLTLAFYTCILSCVLHLPAASGRKKALTTCSSHLITLSIAYGSCIALYTCPAEDVSLRTNRIVALLNTVLYPFLNPFIYSLRNKSVIMALNKSIARARTKLFP; this is encoded by the coding sequence ATGATCCCACTTGGTTTTGCCATGTTCCTGTCTCAGCAGGATGAGCTGGAATTCAGCATGGgaccagaaaatgaaacagcagttACTGAGTTCATCCTAGAGGGTTTCCCAGAGCTTGATCCAAGACTGCAGGTATTTTTCTCTCGGGTCCTTCTGCTCATGTACCTGACAACAGTGATGGGGAATGCAACCATCATTTTCCTCGTGTGTGTGGATCACCAGCTGCAAACCCCCGTGTACTTTTTCATCAGCAACCTGGCCTTCCTGGAGATCTGCTTTACATCCTCCACAAGCATCAAATTGTTTGTCATGCTGAGCTCTGGTCAGAACACTCTCTCACGAAGCAGCTGCTTTGCCcaaaactatttctattttgCCCTGGGCTGCACAGAGTTCATCCTGCTCGTTGTCATGTCCTTTGAGCGCTATGTTGCCATCTGCCAACCTTTACTCCATGCTGCCATCATGAAGCCTCAGCTCTGTGTCCACCTGGTTGTTGCTGCTTGGGTCCTCGGCTTTGCCCTGCTGAGCTACCGGCTGTTCTTCCTCTCGGAGCTGTCTTTCTGTGGCTCCAAGATCCCCCATTTCCTTTGTGACAACCCCCCCTTGTTCAAACTGTCCTGCTCTGACACCAGCCTGCTTTGGAAAATAGACTCTGTCTTCTTAGCGTGTGTCGTGCTGGGTTCCTTATGTTTGACTCTGGCATTTTACACCTGCATCCTTTCCTGTGTTCTGCAtcttccagcagcctctgggaggAAGAAAGCTTTGACTACGTGTTCTTCCCATCTCATCACCTTGTCCATTGCCTATGGGAGCTGCATTGCTCTCTACACGTGTCCTGCAGAAGATGTTTCCTTGAGGACCAACAGAATTGTAGCTCTGCTCAACACAGTCCTGTACCCATTCTTAAATCCATTCATCTACAGCCTTCGGAACAAATCTGTGATCATGGCCCTGAACAAATCCATTGCCAGGGCAAGAACAAAGCTTTTCCCCTAA